A single region of the Canis lupus familiaris isolate Mischka breed German Shepherd chromosome 35, alternate assembly UU_Cfam_GSD_1.0, whole genome shotgun sequence genome encodes:
- the OR2AD2 gene encoding olfactory receptor family 2 subfamily AD member 2, which translates to MDTNNGSSTTDFILLGFSDWPQLEPIISGVVFIFYIVTLVGNTTIILVSYLDTQLHTPMYFFLSNLSFLDLCYTTSIAPQMLVNLWGPTKSITYEGCVLQSFVALDLGSTECLLLAVMAYDRYAAVCQPLHYTVIMHPQLCQKMVLTAWLGGLGSALILCSLTLKLPRCGHREVDHFFCETPALIKMACVYSKVMEITVYALGVILLLIPLSLILISYAVITQAVMRIKSATRWHKVLNTCGSHLTVVTLFYGTIIYMYMKPHSSTSQDKGKFFTFFYTIITPTLNPLIYTLRNKDVKSAVKRILHIEEWSAKS; encoded by the coding sequence ATGGACACAAACAATGGAAGTTCCACAACAGATTTCATCCTCCTGGGGTTTTCTGATTGGCCCCAATTAGAACCCATCATTTCTGGGGTTGTCTTCATCTTCTACATTGTGACTCTGGTAGGAAACACAACCATCATTCTTGTGTCTTACCTAGACACCCAGCTCCATACTCCCATGTATTTCTTCTTATctaatttgtcttttctggacCTCTGTTATACAACAAGCATTGCCCCCCAGATGCTGGTAAATCTATGGGGTCCAACAAAGTCTATTACCTATGAAGGGTGTGTGCTTCAATCCTTTGTTGCCCTTGACCTGGGATCCACAGAATGTCTTCTCTTGGctgtgatggcctatgaccgctatgctGCTGTCTGTCAACCTCTTCACTACACAGTAATAATGCACCCTCAGCTTTGCCAGAAGATGGTGCTCACTGCCTGGTTAGGTGGTCTTGGCAGTGCCTTAATTCTCTGCTCCTTGACTCTGAAGTTGCCAAGATGTGGACACCGAGAGGTGGATCATTTTTTCTGTGAGACGCCAGCATTGATCAAGATGGCTTGTGTCTATTCAAAAGTAATGGAGATCACTGTCTATGCTCTTGGAGTGATATTACTTCTAATACCTCTGTCACTAATTCTCATCTCATATGCAGTTATCACTCAAGCTGTCATGAGGATCAAGTCAGCAACAAGGTGGCATAAGGTCCTCAATACATGTGGTTCCCACCTCACAGTAGTAACTCTGTTTTATGGAACAATCATTTACATGTACATGAAACCACATAGTAGCACATCCCAAGATAAGGGGaagttctttactttcttttacaCAATCATCACACCCACCCTTAACCCTCTAATCTacactttaagaaacaaagatgTAAAGAGTGCAGTAAAGAGAATACTACATATAGAAGAATGGTCAGCAAAGTCATGA